A single region of the Streptobacillus ratti genome encodes:
- the scpB gene encoding SMC-Scp complex subunit ScpB has product MKSDLEAILFISKESISLSELSSFFKVNEDDMKKVIEELVNEYKEKGINVCFENEEVFLRTNALKGELIKNFFTPELKLRKLSKSSFEVLAIIAYKGPITKSEIEEIRSSGADHIIPILLDKKLIYVSGRKKALGNPNLYEVTDDFYAYLGIGNKEELLEFDKSNWLMNGKEENENK; this is encoded by the coding sequence ATGAAATCAGATTTAGAAGCTATCTTATTTATCTCTAAAGAAAGTATAAGTCTTTCAGAATTATCATCTTTTTTTAAGGTAAATGAAGATGATATGAAAAAAGTTATAGAAGAATTAGTTAATGAGTATAAAGAAAAAGGTATAAATGTATGTTTTGAAAATGAAGAAGTATTTTTAAGGACTAATGCTTTAAAAGGAGAACTTATTAAAAATTTTTTCACTCCAGAACTTAAATTAAGAAAATTATCTAAATCTTCTTTTGAAGTTTTAGCTATAATTGCGTATAAAGGGCCTATAACTAAATCTGAAATAGAAGAGATTAGAAGTTCTGGTGCAGATCATATTATACCCATATTACTTGATAAGAAGTTAATATATGTTAGTGGTAGAAAAAAAGCTTTAGGTAACCCTAATCTATATGAAGTAACTGATGATTTTTATGCTTATCTAGGTATAGGGAATAAAGAGGAGTTACTAGAATTTGATAAAAGCAACTGGTTGATGAATGGAAAGGAAGAAAATGAGAATAAATAA
- a CDS encoding pseudouridine synthase encodes MERKKMRINKYIAESGFCSRRKADELIIDGRVTINKNIAIIGSEVEDGDIVRVDGEKVTVKREYEYYILNKPKRVLCSNEDKQGRVLAVNLIKSKKRLFTYGRLDYMTEGLIIVSNDGDIYNNVMHPKKKLYKSYVAKIDSDITDDHIEALKHGVVIEGQRTLPAKVKAITKREIRVAIHEGRNRQIRKMFEVLGYTVRSLTRVKVGELSLKGLETGKYRKMTEDEIKYLKSL; translated from the coding sequence ATGGAAAGGAAGAAAATGAGAATAAATAAGTATATAGCTGAATCTGGATTTTGTTCTAGGAGAAAAGCTGATGAATTAATTATTGATGGTAGAGTTACTATTAATAAAAACATCGCTATAATAGGTAGTGAGGTAGAAGACGGAGATATAGTTAGAGTAGACGGAGAAAAGGTTACAGTTAAAAGAGAATATGAATACTATATCTTAAACAAACCTAAAAGAGTATTATGTTCTAATGAAGATAAACAAGGAAGAGTGCTTGCTGTAAATTTAATTAAATCTAAAAAAAGATTATTTACTTATGGTAGGTTAGACTATATGACAGAGGGGTTAATAATAGTTAGCAATGACGGAGATATATATAATAATGTTATGCACCCTAAGAAAAAACTATACAAAAGTTATGTGGCAAAGATAGATAGTGATATAACTGATGATCATATAGAAGCTTTAAAACATGGAGTAGTTATTGAGGGACAAAGAACTCTTCCAGCAAAAGTTAAAGCAATAACAAAAAGAGAAATAAGGGTTGCTATACATGAGGGAAGAAATAGACAAATTAGAAAAATGTTTGAAGTTTTAGGTTATACAGTTAGAAGTTTAACAAGAGTAAAAGTTGGAGAACTTTCACTTAAAGGATTAGAAACTGGGAAATATAGAAAAATGACAGAAGATGAAATTAAATATCTTAAAAGTCTATAA
- a CDS encoding autorepressor SdpR family transcription factor → MFKETFKALSDPIRREILLLLKKGRMNAGEISSSFDISAPTVSYHLNLLKKADLIRETKFKNYIYYELNISVFEELILWFNNFRGDDVHVK, encoded by the coding sequence ATGTTTAAAGAAACATTTAAAGCTCTTTCAGATCCAATTAGAAGAGAAATTTTATTACTTTTAAAAAAAGGTAGAATGAATGCTGGAGAAATATCTAGTTCATTTGATATATCTGCCCCAACCGTTTCATATCATTTAAATTTATTAAAAAAAGCAGATTTAATACGTGAAACAAAATTCAAAAACTATATTTATTATGAATTAAACATATCAGTTTTTGAAGAATTAATTTTATGGTTTAATAACTTTAGAGGAGATGATGTGCATGTTAAATAA
- a CDS encoding SdpI family protein has product MLNNKKILISILLCLLPVAYVLLIYDKLPEMIPTHWNFSGEIDGYTSKKVFVFGMPIFFAVMNIFTIFMAKADPKKMGNNSFLFKNILWISPIFINLIMIFTVLIALGYNIDVPKIVKIFVGIVLIIVGNYLPKCKQNYTIGIKTPWTLNDEENWNKTHRFGGKIFVISGIVTILSIFIPYLYIVSLFLFFLILIYSYLLHKNKMK; this is encoded by the coding sequence ATGTTAAATAATAAAAAAATATTAATTTCAATTTTATTATGTTTATTACCTGTAGCTTATGTTTTATTGATATATGATAAGTTACCTGAAATGATACCAACACATTGGAATTTTAGTGGAGAAATTGATGGTTATACTTCTAAAAAAGTATTTGTATTTGGTATGCCTATATTTTTTGCAGTTATGAATATCTTTACAATATTTATGGCTAAGGCAGACCCTAAAAAAATGGGAAATAATAGTTTTTTATTTAAAAATATCTTATGGATATCACCTATATTTATTAATCTTATTATGATATTTACTGTATTAATAGCCTTGGGATATAACATAGATGTTCCAAAAATCGTAAAGATTTTTGTAGGGATAGTTCTAATAATAGTTGGAAATTACTTACCTAAATGTAAGCAAAACTATACTATAGGAATTAAAACACCTTGGACTTTAAATGATGAAGAAAATTGGAATAAAACTCATAGATTTGGAGGTAAAATATTTGTGATTTCAGGAATAGTAACTATTTTATCTATATTTATACCTTATTTATACATTGTTAGTTTATTTCTTTTTTTCCTAATTCTAATTTATTCATATTTGTTACATAAAAATAAAATGAAATAA